The sequence AATAGTATAACAtagaatatttttaaaacaagtCATTCCATGCATACTAAAAATAATCTGGCTCATATTTTCATGGCTCATCTACTGGGCCCTATCTACAACTGGTTGTCATCGAATCTCTCTAGACAACAGATTTTGATGTACATATACAATTCTGGTTGGCAGAGCCAACAATGTTCTGATAGAAGCAATAACCAATAGAGAGCAAAAACATTTTAAGTATGAACCATCAACTTTAACTTTTCATAAAATCGAGCTTATTAGCTCAAACAtacattttataaataaagtatCACATGATTTGTAGACAATCCAAACAATTTAATAGAGTTTGATCGGGAACCTAAATATCTTCTTCTGTAGGATCTAGAAGATAAGTTCTCAACTTAAACTCGTAGTCCTAAAATCAGCCTTAGCCTTTATAacttgtcacgaccggccttaattaaggataattaatccgggaaaaccatgactggggaagggaaattaagaagcgggttgagAAAGGGGCgtataaaagaatactcaaaggacttgaatacgcgtgaaatattccttaaaaaggaaaaaaaggcataggtcgcataaaaagggtactcaaagaacttgtatacgcgttatattccttaaaaggaaaaaggcatcgttaggggcttggctaaaacattatcagagtttgcaacggaagatgtaactgaaataatcagtgtttatagcggaatgcataactgagatacatgtatgaagacatgtatcctttctgagcctactttaagttcaacaaaaactccactcagcaacaacacttcatcgcccatcacagctcaacctgcacaaacataaacatcgaagggctaagtacaagagtacttagtgggcagttgccaagcatataacataacatcattaacaatttcacaacatcgcataagaggcataagtttctttcaaatcctttgctcattaaacatttccaaattcataaacagcatgagcgcattcttcatcattaacaatcataaacacgcatcgtgtcgtggagaaggccttccccaacgaacacgggcatcgcaccgtgagaggagacctccctcagcggtcacggcatcgtactattgagggaggcctcccccaatagacgctgtaacactggcatactggcatactggcatcgcgccgcgagagaggcctctctcagcggacacgggcatcgcgccgtgaggaaggccctcctcaacggacacggcatcgtactgttgagggaggcctcccccaacagacgcaagcatcaaacataagcataaacttatcagcgtaaagcattcaagcgtaaataaatgtaatcaagcgtaaattacatagggcgtaaatagtataaacagcatagcgtaaatcatttaacgtgcagcataataaagcttaactcatttaagcgtaataaagcataccatacttgaagatccaatttgcattttaaagcataacatttgcatagcattttatttacgcgtaaggaattgcccacctcaattgttcttaaagctggcgtggagtcgtttcttcttcggcttcactttctgtcgcccggaccttcattgatgaagagtcgataagttcgtgaagtaattgtcataagacaaagtctaattctacgtgcctagggtatcttttagtgttttagggttctagcatccataattcgttacattaaagacagtcaaaaatcaatcatacctcgtctaatctcattcaaacacataggcaacacaaacacataaggcacataagaatcacaatcaaacatcatcaaaacatgctctgtttttacactgactcaacttcaaaatttaatctgttctgactccgacatctcctggactcgagactcataccgaaagaaagatcttcgaatctagtttcatataaaaaaaagtagagtcgaaaactccaagtggtttgagagatatgacgtttttaccacgatctaccatgttcggcagttttgaacaatcgaaaacttggatttttgacaaatagtaaacgttgtcaaactgggctcaactttggtggatatctagctaacacaataaggttaataccataaaaatttggaaagctagatcacacaggaagctactgaaataaatgactctttcatctgttctctgaaattctcggtagttatgtgcagtttaggttttgcattttaaagaagtatcaaacgaagttggaatggcttgaaattttaccagggtactcaagactcatgtcaggacttgctataaaattttcaaagctattagacatcgacaaaccgtcgatcacagtaggtcagtaggcctacgaaattcatatttataagtccttaaaaaaaataatttatataaatcaagaaataagagtttaatcccaaaaatattcattaaaagtccatcataatttaaataaagaacggacctcatttaaaataaatagtcccaaacttgttacgcacatatacgaaatctttcatgaaacatcctttaaaataaactttgatacatagaaaataattcaacaacttgagctcttaaggggttgttttgcaacagacaccaaatctgcctcggatctccaaatgatgctccaaaagacattctggaaactagacatttcaaggatcattctccaatttgaatcgaatgaaaaacaattcaaacgagcaagatatgccctctcaaagatgggtatttaacaagcaaaaatctgaaaatttcagatttccagattacaaccaagtcagtgggctttctttaaaaattcatatctccctttacaaaactccactgggaaccccaagggtcaatctggaaactaaggagagatcataacactctccagttggatttactctaagaacattcatggtttagaagatatgactgtctaaagttcagtgcacaaaaagcgttcaagtttggcagattcataaCATAAATTAGAAAAccaactttaggcttcaccaaaaattctaaaactaagcaagtaagttcccaacatgtcattgaatattcagtagaaagctaggcttgagaatcaaagatttaagtcgggctttgccacctcaaagtcgtaggtttgtaaaatctactggatggtacatggaataagaactagatttcaagaatttataccggttgtttcccttattccaaaatggtgaggccgatgtcaaaagaaagatacaggagtctagagtgacatattcaagtttcaaaggttttcaccgattgaaactttacttatggcctcccaaagattgtttaccaaaaatgtattccagatgggcagtgatgtttacaaattcataaataaatcataagagcttcaaaccttctgaaattttgcCAAAGTATAGcaaacatatgaaagatgatacacaattaatttgggaatttttgggaaccttttggatggctggaatcgccttgcaaaacactgccggagcagtgtgcttatggcagaactCGTGGCTGCTCTTCGGTTCCTTagtgaagaatgaagatgatgaaaagaTTGTTGCCTGTATAATGGAATGTTAGATGCATTCTTGCGTGTGGTGGGGAAGGGAGTAGGTGGAAAGTTTGGTGTAGTGGAATTAGTGGAGTGGAAAGGGTGGTGAGAAAAAATGTAGTGGAAGAAAGCAAAAGGTGGTGGAgatagttggtggagtggagaagTGGAGATTATGCGTGTATAGTGTAGGAGACATTAGggagtggaaaaaaaataatgatgattGTATGCTTACATATATGTCTAGCATATTCATGTATCTACTTCATAGCATTGATAGGTGAAACTGTAATTGGTTATAAGAGTTTGTAAAGTATGAGAATGAGATTGATGAATAAATGAATTATATCCTCATGCCTTGGTGATGCTAATACAGTAATATGaatctagattaaatccgtagattgaatttgcgttgcagtcggaataatttctcgacttctagtagcactaataaaatataactgcttctgtttctcgattaataaataacatgactttgctaagtcagttataacttggaaataataattattgattgctcaataatcctcgtcgcgttttttttttttttttttttttttcatacgttataaaaaatataacgctaaaataataactctgcctctgataaaaaaaatcagaaccataaactggattcatttataaaaatttgcatttactagtttttatcataaataaaagagcgggctactacatactacccctcttaacaaaaatttcgtcccgaaatttgcatatctctgctaaaacaattcggggtatttttccttcatcttgttttcaagctcccacgtagcttttcttgtctgcggtgtctccataagattttcactgatgtgattgaggctgatttcgcaagtgtccacgtattgctggcaagggggtGCGGGTGTTCCCAACTGCTGAACCTCGTTGTCTattggggcattgcgtggagtagtgacctttttggccacaattgtaacaaccgttagttccagcccgacaaatacccctatgcatcttaccacaatttgggcaaggtaAAACTCCTTTCTGACCTTGGTTACCCCCAGTTCGCTcgaggttagtctgtgcctcgtgccttggttgaataaattgttcggcccgttcatattcttgccacactttcttactagtctgattgatattgtcttcgttgttgtcccacttgcgcttccctttgagagtatgtgaggctactggtggatcatttggcgttgagatcaacaatggggctgacttgtccgacggcattgcagcttcaacgtcaagtgccctgttcagagactccgtgtatgagagtcctccgtggcttgctagagccatcttaatttcgtaccgtagaccggcacaaaatttctctgccatcttctcatctgtgtccacttgttgcggagcaaacctagacaggttgcaaaattccttgtcgtattcaaccacagatttatttccttgcttcaactcgtagaactcagcttctttcttcttcctatagcttttcggaatatatttatcatataatcccgtcttaaaatcttcccaagtataacttgcccattgttcaggtgtcagaatttttcgacgtgcttcccaccagaagtcagctgatcctgttagttggaaagagacgcaagataggcgctcctcatcagtacaacgtagaaagttgaaaatgcgttccattgcacgcacccaaatctcagcttcagccggttcactcgttccgtcaaacgtaggtggattttgccttaaaaagagttcttcgactctcctagtcggaggcggaggggatgggttatgtcctcgagcatcttgtggttcttcgggtacagcgttacggtttctgcgattgttattgtttttcgcagggcgtcctctcttaggcggcattctgatagcaaagatgtgccaattagtacactctagcataatctaatacaagcctcaaaagaattcttgtaaatgTCAACTTaatataacttgtaaacaagtcatgactccAATGACATCATTgatcattgatgtagtaagctttaagggtccttagcatctcaaatcTATGAGTCATAACAATCCTTAAGCATATATTATCACATC comes from Salvia miltiorrhiza cultivar Shanhuang (shh) chromosome 3, IMPLAD_Smil_shh, whole genome shotgun sequence and encodes:
- the LOC131015277 gene encoding uncharacterized protein LOC131015277 isoform X1 — its product is MLECTNWHIFAIRMPPKRGRPAKNNNNRRNRNAVPEEPQDARGHNPSPPPPTRRVEELFLRQNPPTFDGTSEPAEAEIWVRAMERIFNFLRCTDEERLSCVSFQLTGSADFWWEARRKILTPEQWASYTWEDFKTGLYDKYIPKSYRKKKEAEFYELKQGNKSVVEYDKEFCNLSRFAPQQVDTDEKMAEKFCAGLRYEIKMALASHGGLSYTESLNRALDVEAAMPSDKSAPLLISTPNDPPVASHTLKGKRKWDNNEDNINQTSKKVWQEYERAEQFIQPRHEAQTNLERTGGNQGQKGVLPCPNCGKMHRGICRAGTNGCYNCGQKGHYSTQCPNRQRGSAVGNTRTPLPAIRGHLRNQPQSHQ
- the LOC131015277 gene encoding uncharacterized protein LOC131015277 isoform X2 produces the protein MPPKRGRPAKNNNNRRNRNAVPEEPQDARGHNPSPPPPTRRVEELFLRQNPPTFDGTSEPAEAEIWVRAMERIFNFLRCTDEERLSCVSFQLTGSADFWWEARRKILTPEQWASYTWEDFKTGLYDKYIPKSYRKKKEAEFYELKQGNKSVVEYDKEFCNLSRFAPQQVDTDEKMAEKFCAGLRYEIKMALASHGGLSYTESLNRALDVEAAMPSDKSAPLLISTPNDPPVASHTLKGKRKWDNNEDNINQTSKKVWQEYERAEQFIQPRHEAQTNLERTGGNQGQKGVLPCPNCGKMHRGICRAGTNGCYNCGQKGHYSTQCPNRQRGSAVGNTRTPLPAIRGHLRNQPQSHQ